Proteins encoded by one window of Agelaius phoeniceus isolate bAgePho1 chromosome 3, bAgePho1.hap1, whole genome shotgun sequence:
- the DRC8 gene encoding dynein regulatory complex protein 8 isoform X2: MAESEEKGEDGLVAEIEKKITEAFEVFDRESNKTVDVREIGCIVRSLGCFPTEAEVQELLEKIEVEEPGGFVHLEHFLPVMTKVLLDRRFRPIPEDVILHAFEALDENKCGYITKDDLVKHLTKEGEPFTQEEMEDMLAVAPDPVTDTLHYRDYRIKLVVDETKTFPFNV, translated from the exons ATGGCCTAGTAGCTGAAATTGAGAAAAAGATTACAGAAGCTTTTGAGGTGTTTGACCGTGAATCCAATAAAACTGTGGATGTCAG GGAGATTGGTTGCATTGTCAGGTCACTGGGCTGCTTCCCAACTGAGGCAGAAGTACAGGAACTGCTGGAAAAG ataGAAGTAGAAGAACCGGGTGGATTTGTTCATCTGGAACATTTTCTTCCAGTGATGACAAAAGTTCTACTTGACAGAAG ATTCCGACCTATTCCAGAAGATGTTATTCTACATGCATTTGAG gcTTTGGATGAGAATAAGTGTGGATATATTACCAAAGACGACCTGGTCAAACATTTGACCAAAGAAG GTGAGCCCTTTActcaggaggagatggaggacatgCTTGCTGTTGCTCCAGATCCAGTAACAGATACCCTTCACTACAGAGATTACCGTATAAAGCTGGTAGTAGATGAAACCAAGACCTTCCCTTTTAATGTCTGA
- the DRC8 gene encoding dynein regulatory complex protein 8 isoform X4 yields the protein MAESEEKGEDGLVAEIEKKITEAFEVFDRESNKTVDVREIGCIVRSLGCFPTEAEVQELLEKIEVEEPGGFVHLEHFLPVMTKVLLDRRFRPIPEDVILHAFEALDENKCGYITKDDLVKHLTKEAA from the exons ATGGCCTAGTAGCTGAAATTGAGAAAAAGATTACAGAAGCTTTTGAGGTGTTTGACCGTGAATCCAATAAAACTGTGGATGTCAG GGAGATTGGTTGCATTGTCAGGTCACTGGGCTGCTTCCCAACTGAGGCAGAAGTACAGGAACTGCTGGAAAAG ataGAAGTAGAAGAACCGGGTGGATTTGTTCATCTGGAACATTTTCTTCCAGTGATGACAAAAGTTCTACTTGACAGAAG ATTCCGACCTATTCCAGAAGATGTTATTCTACATGCATTTGAG gcTTTGGATGAGAATAAGTGTGGATATATTACCAAAGACGACCTGGTCAAACATTTGACCAAAGAAG CTGCTTGA
- the DRC8 gene encoding dynein regulatory complex protein 8 isoform X1 codes for MAESEEKGEDGLVAEIEKKITEAFEVFDRESNKTVDVREIGCIVRSLGCFPTEAEVQELLEKIEVEEPGGFVHLEHFLPVMTKVLLDRRFRPIPEDVILHAFEALDENKCGYITKDDLVKHLTKEGEPFTQEEMEDMLAVAPDPVTDTLHYRDYRIKLLLETLHWLWAETEVAGLPPPKCQWASIRARTPGKELGCSSVHLHP; via the exons ATGGCCTAGTAGCTGAAATTGAGAAAAAGATTACAGAAGCTTTTGAGGTGTTTGACCGTGAATCCAATAAAACTGTGGATGTCAG GGAGATTGGTTGCATTGTCAGGTCACTGGGCTGCTTCCCAACTGAGGCAGAAGTACAGGAACTGCTGGAAAAG ataGAAGTAGAAGAACCGGGTGGATTTGTTCATCTGGAACATTTTCTTCCAGTGATGACAAAAGTTCTACTTGACAGAAG ATTCCGACCTATTCCAGAAGATGTTATTCTACATGCATTTGAG gcTTTGGATGAGAATAAGTGTGGATATATTACCAAAGACGACCTGGTCAAACATTTGACCAAAGAAG GTGAGCCCTTTActcaggaggagatggaggacatgCTTGCTGTTGCTCCAGATCCAGTAACAGATACCCTTCACTACAGAGATTACCGTATAAAGCTG CTGCTTGAGACTCTCCACTGGCTGTGGGCAGAAACAGAAGTTGCAGGACTTCCTCCACCAAAATGCCAATGGGCCAGCATCAGAGCCAGGACTCCAGGGAAAGAACTGGGCTGTTCATCTGTGCACCTCCACCCATAA
- the DRC8 gene encoding dynein regulatory complex protein 8 isoform X3, giving the protein MAESEEKGEDGLVAEIEKKITEAFEVFDRESNKTVDVREIGCIVRSLGCFPTEAEVQELLEKIEVEEPGGFVHLEHFLPVMTKVLLDRRFRPIPEDVILHAFELLETLHWLWAETEVAGLPPPKCQWASIRARTPGKELGCSSVHLHP; this is encoded by the exons ATGGCCTAGTAGCTGAAATTGAGAAAAAGATTACAGAAGCTTTTGAGGTGTTTGACCGTGAATCCAATAAAACTGTGGATGTCAG GGAGATTGGTTGCATTGTCAGGTCACTGGGCTGCTTCCCAACTGAGGCAGAAGTACAGGAACTGCTGGAAAAG ataGAAGTAGAAGAACCGGGTGGATTTGTTCATCTGGAACATTTTCTTCCAGTGATGACAAAAGTTCTACTTGACAGAAG ATTCCGACCTATTCCAGAAGATGTTATTCTACATGCATTTGAG CTGCTTGAGACTCTCCACTGGCTGTGGGCAGAAACAGAAGTTGCAGGACTTCCTCCACCAAAATGCCAATGGGCCAGCATCAGAGCCAGGACTCCAGGGAAAGAACTGGGCTGTTCATCTGTGCACCTCCACCCATAA